Within the Luteimonas sp. JM171 genome, the region GTACCTGGGGCTGGCGTTCGGCTGGGCGATCCCGATGGCGTTCGCGGCGGTGCAGGGCGAAGTGCCGCCGCTGGCATGGCTGCTGTACGTGGGCAACATCTTCTGGACCACCGCCTACGACACCTGGTATGCGATGGTCGACCGCGACGACGACATCAAGGTCAACAGCAAGTCCACCGCGATCCTGTTCGGCGAGATGGACTTGGTGGCGCAGGGCGTGCTGTACGCGCTGTTCTTCCTGGCCCTGGCGCTGGTGGGCCGGCAGGCCGGGCTGGGCGCCATCTACTGGGCGGGGCTGGGCGTGGCCGTGCTGCTGGTGGCCTGGGAGTTCATGCTGGCGCGCTACCGCGACCGCGAGGCCTGCTTCCGCGCCTTCCTGCACAACCACTGGGTAGGCATGGCGGTGTTCGCGGGGATCGCGCTGGATTACGCGCTGGGCTGAGTCAGGCCAGGGTCCGCGTGCGGGCCCGCAGCCGCAGTGCCACGACCACCTGCAGCACGCCGTACAGCAGGGCGCCGATGGCGATCCACACCATCACCGCCAGCAGGCCGATCTCCGGACGCACCAGGAACAGAATCCCCAGGGCCAGGGCCAGTGCTCCGCTCAGGGCGAGCAGCCACTCGCCGTTGATCAGCTTGCGCACCTGGATCGCGAACACGATGCGGGCGATGCCGGCGATCACCAGCCACAGCGCGATCAGCCACAGCATCGCGGTCGCCATCTCCATGGGCCACACCACGGCGGCCAGGCCGAACCCGATCGAGACCAAGGCATAGACCACAAGCAGCCAGCGCGGCAGGGCGAGGTCGCCGCGGATGGCGCTGAGCAGGCTCACCAGCCCGTCAAGCAAGGCCAGCAGGCCGAACGCCATCACCAGCGCGATCAGCGAATATTCGGGCCACACCAGCAGGGCGATGCCGAACACGATCGCGGCCAGTCCGTACAGCAAAAACACCCACCAGCTGCGGCGGATGCCCTTCATCAGGCGCGAATCCATGGCGCGCTCCATCGGGACCTGCGGATCTGGATACGCGAGCGCCGTGGCAGCGTCAAGGCGCCCGCGCGCACACCCAGGCGTCGACCCGCTCCACGCCGGCCAGGTGCAGGGCGCGCGCCGCGGCGTGCAGGGTGGCGCCCGTGGTCATGACGTCATCCACCAGTACAACGTGCCGCGGGAGGTCGGCGCCTGCGGCAAGGAACGCGTCACGCAGGTTGCGTGCGCGCTCGGCCTTGCCCAGTTCGGACTGCGCCGCCGTGGCCCGTACCCGGCGCAACAGCTCCGGCCGCAATGGGGACCCGAGCACCTTCGCCAGCGGTCGTGCCAGTTCGAGCGCCTGGTCGTAGCCGCGCTGGCGCAGGCGTGCGCGGTGCAGGGGAACCGGCACCAGCGCACCCGGCCGTTCCAGCGGCGCGCAGCGCTCTGCCATCAGCTGCGCGAGCAGGCGCCCCGCGGCCAGGTCACGGTGGAACTTGAAGCGCGGCAACAGGCAATCGACGGGCGCGGAGTAAATACAGGCGGCGTGCACGCGCTGCAGCGGCGGTGGATCGGCCCGGCAGGCGCTGCAGGGGGTGTCGGCCGCCTGCGTGCCGGTGCGCGGCATTGCGCAGGAGGGGCAGGCAGGGCCCAGCCAGGGCACGCCGGCGAGGCACTGGGGGCACAGGCCGATCGCCTCGCACGCCTCCTCCTGGCAGACCAGGCAGCGCCCGGGCCAGAGCAGGGCGGCGGCATCATTGCGCAGCCAGAAGCCGATCCGCCGCCGCAAGCCGTCAACTTTTTCGGCGGCGGTTTGGTTGACAGCTGTTGACATGCTTTCCAGACTGGCCGGTCTGTCCCGCCGAAGCAGTCGGAAAAACGCCATGCCTGCCGTCAGCCAAACCCCCGCTCCCCGCACGGATTGGAGCCGCGAGGAAATCCAGTCCCTGTTCGACCTGCCGTTCCCGGAGCTGCTGCACCACGCGGCCACCGTGCACCGGGCGCACTACGACCCGGCCGAGGTACAGGTAAGCACGCTGCTGTCGGTCAAGACCGGCGGTTGCCCGGAGGATTGCGCCTACTGCCCGCAGGCCCAGCGCTACCACACCGGCGTGGATGCGACCAAGCTCATGGCCACCGACGAGGTGCTGGAAAAGGCGCGCCAGGCCAAGGCCGCCGGCGCCAGCCGCTTCTGCATGGGCGCCGCGTGGCGTTCCCCCAAGGACCGCGACATCCCGAAGGTGGCGGAGATGATCCGCGAGGTGAAGGCGCTGGGGCTGGAAACCTGCGCCACCCTGGGGATGCTCACCGGTGAGCAGGCCGGCGCGCTCAAGGCCGCTGGACTGGACTATTACAACCACAACATCGACACCGACCCCGAGTACTACGACTCGATCGTGGGCACCCGCGAGTTCCAGGACCGCCTGGACACGCTCGGCCACGTGCGCGATGCGGGCCTGAAGACCTGCTGCGGCGGCATCGTCGGCATGGGCGAGTCGCGCGCCCAGCGCGCCGGCCTGCTGCATGCGCTGGCCACGCTGCCGGCGCATCCGGACTCGGTGCCGATCAACCGCCTGGTGCAGGTGGCCGGCACGCCGCTGGCGGAAAAGAACACCGTGGCCGAACTCGATCCGTTCGAGTTCGTGCGCACCATCGCCGTGGCGCGCATCCTCATGCCGCGCTCGATGGTGCGCCTGTCGGCCGGGCGCGAGCAGATGAGCGACGAGCTGCAGGCGCTGTGCTTCCTGGCCGGCGCCAACTCGATCTTCTACGGCGAGAAGCTGCTGACCACCGGCAACCCGGACACCGAGCGCGACCTGGCCCTGTTCCAGCGCCTGGGCTTGCGCGCGATGCAGGTGGAAGTGGACGCCCACGGGCATGACCACGGCGGCACCGTGCACGCGGACATCGTGGCCCCGGCCAGGACCTGCGCGGCGTGATCCCCTGGTACGCCTGGGCGTACCTGCTGTTGCTCGCACTGATCGCCGGGCATGACTTCCTCGGGCACAGGCGCGGCCGCGTGCGGCCGCGGGCACTGCTGTTGCGGCTGGGAGCCATGGCCGTGGTGATGCTGGGGGTGGTGCTGTTTTACCTGCGCCAGGGCGCGGGGATGGTGTACATGCTGCTGCTGTTCCTGGCGGTGCTGGTGCTGGCGCAAACCTCCGTTGCCGCGGCCCAGCGCATGCGCGAGGTGCCGGTTCCGCCGCGCGAGCGGGTGGCTACCGCCGTGGGTGGGCTGGCCACGCTGCCGGCGATCGCGATGGGCGCGATCGCGGTGTGGGCGCGCCAGGGTGTCTGAGCGCGAAGACCTGCGTGCCCGCGTGGCCGCGCTGCGTTCGCGCCGCCGGCTGCAGGCCCGCGAGCGGGTGCGCCGCACGGTGCTGCGCCGCGATGGGGTGCGCTGCGAGGTGGCGGGCGCGGACGGCGCGCCGCGCTGGCTGGTCAACTTCTGCAGCAATGATTACCTGGGGCTGGCGCAGCAGTTCGGGGTCGCCAGCGCGCTGGCCGACGCGGCTGCACGCTCCGGGGCGGGCGGCGTGGCCTCGCACCTGGTGTGCGGGCACACCGCCGAGCACGAAGCGCTGGAGCGCGAGCTGGCCGACTGGCTGCAGGTGCCGCGGGCGCTGCTGCTGGGCAGCGGCTACATGGCCAACCTCGCCGTCGTGCAGTCGCTGCTGGGCGATGGCGATGTGTGCGTGCAGGACCGGCTCAACCACGCCAGCCTCATCGACGCCGCGCACCTGGCCGGCTGCCGCCTGAGGCGCTATCCGCATGCCGACGCGGAAGGCGCGCTGCGCCAGCTGCGCGCGGCGCCGGGCGGGGCCGCGATGCTGGCCACCGACGGCGTCTTCAGCATGGACGGCAACGTGGCCCCGCTGCGCGAGCTGGCGGCCGCCGCGGACGCGGAAGGCGCGCTGATGTACGTGGACGACGCCCATGGCGTCGGCGTGCTGGGCCCGGAGGGCCGCGGCAGCGTGGCCGCGGCGCGGCTGGAGGCCGACCGCGTGCCGCTCCAGCTGGTCACCATGGGCAAGGCGCTGGGAGGCTATGGCGCCGCGGTGGTTGGCGAGGCGGCGCTGGTGGATCACCTTGCCGCCACCGCGCGGCCCTACATCTACACCACCGCACTGCCGCCGGCGCTGGCCGCGGCCTCGCTGGCCGCAGTGAAGCTTGCACGCCGCGAGCACTGGCGTCGCGGCAAGCTGGCGGCGCTCGTCCTGCGCCTCCGGCGAGGGCTGGCCGCGCGGGGCTTCGAATTGATGGAATCGGACACCGCCATCCAGCCGCTGCTCTGCGGCGAGGATGCGCGCGCGCTGGCGATGTCGCGTGCGCTGGAAGCATCGGGCTGGTGGGTCGCGGCCATCCGCCCCCCCACAGTGCCCGAAGGGCGTGCGCGCCTGCGCATCACGCTCACCGCCGCGCACTCGGAGAATGATGTGGATGGGCTGGTGGAAGCCCTTGAACGGGCGCGCGACGAAGTGGATGGCGCGCCGCACCGCCACGGGAGCCTGCAATGAACACCCTGCATATCGAAACCACCGGCAGCGGGCCCGACCTGGTGCTGCTGCACGGCTGGGCCATGCACGGGGGCGTGTTCGCGCCCCTGGTCGAGCGCCTGGCGCACGATCACACCCTGCACCTGGTGGACCTGCCTGGCCACGGCCACAGCGTCCAGGCCGCCCTTCCGCTGGCGATTGCCCCGGTGGTGGAGGAGCTGGTGGCCCGGCTGCCGCGGGCGCTGTGGCTGGGCTGGTCGCTGGGCGGGCTGTTTGCGCTGCAGGCGGCGCTGGCACGCACCCGGTCGGTACGCGGCGTGGCCCTGCTGTGTTCCAGCCCCCGGTTCGTGCGGGAGCCCGCCGGCGAGGGCGCATGGCGCCACGGCATGTCGCCGGAGATCTTCGAGGACTTCGCGGCCGGCCTGCGCGATGACTGGCGCGGCACCCTGGAGCGCTTCATCGCCCTGGAGGCGCTCGGCTCGGACCACGCGAAGGAGGAGCTGCGCACCCTGCGCGACAGCCTGTTCGCCCGCGGCGAGCCGGCGGCGGGCGTGCTGGCCACGGGCCTGCGCCTGCTGCGCGACGTGGACCTGCGCGCGGCGCTGCCGGCGCTGCCGGTGCCCAGCCTGTGGCTGGCCGGCCGCCGGGACCGCGTGGTTGATCCGCGCGCGATGCGCGAGGCCGCGGCGATGGCGCCGCGCGCCCACTTCGAGCAGGTGGAGCACGCCGGCCACGCGCCGTTCCTGACCCACGCCGACAGCGTCGCCGACGCCCTGCGGCGCTTTGAATCCACCCTGGAACCCTAGATGTTCGACCGACAGCACATCCGCCATGCCTTCGGCCGCGCCGCCGACACCTACGCCGGTGCCGCCGGCCTCCAGCGCGAAGTCGAGGACTGGCTGCTGGAATCGCTGATGTACCTGGACGACACCGTCCCCGGCACGGTGGTCGACCTGGGCAGCGGGCCGGGTCGTGCGACAGTGGAAATGCGCCGGCGCTGGCCGAAGGCGCGGGTGGTTGCGATCGACATGGCGCTGCCGATGCTGCAGCGGATCGATCCGCGCGCCGGCGGTGGCATCGCCCGCGGCCTGGGCCTGCGGCCGGGGATCGACCGGGTGTGCGCCGACGCGGCCGCGCTGCCGCTGGCCGACGGCACGGTGGACGTGCTGTTTTCCAACCTGTGCCTGCAGTGGGTGGAAGACCTGCAGGCGACGTTCGCCGGCTTCCGCCGGGTGCTGCGCCCCGGCGGGCTGCTGCTGCTGTCGACTTTCGGCCACGACACCCTGCATGAGCTGCGCGAGTCGTTCGCCCAGGCCGACGACGCGCCGCACGTGAGCCCTTTCGTCACCATCGCCGACCTGGGCGATGCGCTGATGCACGCGGGCTTCCGCGACCCGGTGCTGGACCGCGAGGTGCTGGTGCGCGGCTACGACGATGTCCCGGCGCTGATGCGCGAGCTGCGCGCGCTGGGCGCCACCAACGCCCTGGCCGGCCGTCGCCGCACGCTCACCGGGCGCGCCCGGTTCGCCCGCGCCGCGCAGGCCTATGACGCGCTGCGCGGGGGCGACGGCAAGCTGCCGGCCAGCTGGGAGGTGATCACCGCCATGACCTGGGCGCCCGCGCCAGGCGCCCCGATCCGCATGGGCGGGGAGGAGGTCATCAGCTTCCCCGCCAACCGGATTCCGGTTCGCAAGCGCTGAGCCCGCCCTCGCCCGGGATTCAGGCCGGCGCGGCTAGACTCGCCCGCGATGCGCACACTCCTGCTTTCGCTGGCCTTCGCGTGCCTGGCCCTGCCTGCCAGCGCCCAGCAGCGCCAGTATGAAATCGACCTGTCCGGCGTCGACCCGGCGATGGTGCTGGCCAGCGCGGAGGATGTGATCCTGCGCGCGGGCGACCGTGACATCGACACCCTGTACCAGGTGGTGCTTGATGCGTCGAAGTCGGAGAGCGAATCTCGCGAGCTGTGCAGGCTGTTTGATCCTTCCGCCGACCGCAGCCTCGCCGGGCTGCAGCGTACCGCCAATGCGTTGGCTCCCGAGCGGCAGGCGCGTTTTGCCGAGGCGGTGCTGGCCATTGCCGTGTCGGGCATGCAGAACCCGCTGCAGCCGTACGATCCCGCCGGGGCCGACCAGGTGCTGCGGCGCGCCGGCGTGACCGCGATGCTCATCCATGACGGCTTCAGCATCGGCATCGCCGCCACCGGCGATGATCCCGGCAGCCGCCAGGCGCGCTGCCGCTCGTTCCGGCAGCTGGTGGACGTGCTGCAGGATTTCGAGCTGCACGAGCGCGCCGCCGCCACACGCTACCTCATGCTCGAAGGCCTGACCCGCTACGGCGGCGATCTGTAACTGCGCGCGGGGCGCTAACCGGCCTGCCACAGGGCCGCGAAGCGGTCCCACAGGTCGCGGTGGAAGAAGTACATCTCGCGCAGCATGAACCGCCAGCGCGATTCCATGCTGCGAAACCGGGTGGTCGGCGTGGCCGAGCCCAGGGCGTCGATCCCCTGCTCGCGCGCGAGCCGCAGGGCGCGCGCCATGTGCAGGGGATCGCTCACGATGATCGCGCGGCGCAGGCCCCGTTCGTCCATCAGCAGCGCCGCCTGTTCCAGGTTGCCGCGGGTGGTGCGCGAGACGGTTTCGATCAGGATGCGCTCCTCGGGAACACCCTTGTCGATCGCATAGCGCCGCGCCACTTCCGATTCGGCGAAGCGGGCGCCTTCGCCGCCGAAGCCGCCGGTGAAAATCAGCCACTGCCCCAGGCCCTGCTCATGCAGGTGGATCCCGTGGACGATGCGCTGCTCGAACACGGGGGAGGGCCGTGCGTCATAGGCTGCGGCGCCCAGCACGATGATGGCATCGGCCGGGGCCGCTTCGTCGCGGGCGCCGGTCCAGCTGATCCAGGCGGCCACGCCGCCCAGCCACAGCAGCGCCAGCACGCCAAGTCGCAGGGCCACCCCCAGCAGTCGCCGGCCGGTGCCGCGGCGGCGCGGGCGGGTCATGCGACCGCTCCGGCGCGTTGGGCCACGGCGCGGGCTGTGAGATGCTGCGGAGCCGGGCCCACGGTCGTGGCCACGGCCCTGTCACCGGGGGCGGGGAAGGAAGAGCGCATCGACGAAAGCGTAGCCGAAGCCTGAGCGGTTCATCCATGCGCGGGTTCAACCGGCTGAATTAAGCGCTAGTTCAATGGCTTGGGCCGATGCTGGGGCCTATATCACACGGGGGCGATCAAATGAAGATCCGCTATCTTGTCGTCACCGCGCTGGCCGCGCTGCTCCTCGGCGGCTGCGCCACCTACGGCTATCGTGGGGGCAGTGGCGACTACTACTACGGCCGCAGCGCGGGCTCGGGCCACTACGGCGCGCCTTATGGAAGCGTTGGCTACGGCAGCTACGGTGGCCTGTATGGCAGCGTGGGCTACGGGTATCCCCGGGGCTATGGGCGCTACAGCTACTGGCCCCGCAGCTATTACGGCTCGCGCTATCCCTACTACGGGTACTACGGCCCCTATTACGGCCGTCCCATCATCGTGCGCCCGCGCCCGGACCACGATCGGCCGCGGGAAAGCCGGCCCAATGCGCCCTGGCGCAACTTGCGCGGCGTGACCAGGGTGGAGCACCGCGAGCGCCCACAGCGGGTGGCCCCCCCCTCGCAGATGCGCACGCAGGGCCAGCGCGAACGGATCCAGCCGTCGATCCCGTCCAACCGCCAGGAGGTCCAGCGCAGCCGCACTTCACCGTGGCGCGCCGGCTCGTCCGCCCGTACCCAGCGCGCCGGTTCCACGCCGGCTCCCGCCCGCCAATCGGCGCCCGTCCGGCAGGCCCGGCCCGCCGCCCGCCCGGCCCCGCGGCCGGCGACTTCACGCCCGCAAGCGCGGGAACGTGACCGGGGTCCCGTCCAGGAGCGCTGAAACCCCTTGCGCGGGGCGGTTTGACGGCGCAAGCTAGGCCTCGAGTGACGGACTGCGTCAGAAGGCGACGCAGAACGGTCAGCCCAATGTCGACACCCGGCGGAAGACTTCCGGATCCCCCCTGTTCCGCTTCCGTCGGGTGTCGGCGCCTGATCAGGCCAATCGGGCCGAGCGCCAAAAAAAACGGGGCCGGATGTCCCCCGACATCCGGCCCCTTCGCTTCCCCGGTTCACGCGTGGCCAGCCCCTGTTCCAGTCCAGCCGCGCCCCCCTTGTGGCGCTTGCCTCGCCGGGTGCACTGGAAGTGTTCGCAGGAAGCGTGCCAACTTTTCGCCGCGGCGCCTGATCGGGCCCGGCGCAACGCGCGATAATTACCGCCATGAGTGCAAACGGTTTCTTCCGATATGACGTGATCGTCGTTGGCGGCGGCCATGCCGGCACCGACGCTGCGCTGGCTTCCGCGCGCGCGGGCGCACGGACGCTGCTGCTCACCCACAGCATCGAGACGATCGGCGCGATGAGCTGCAACCCGGCCATCGGCGGCATCGGCAAGGGCCACCTGGTCAAGGAGATCGATGCGCTGGGCGGGGTGATGGCGAAGGCGGCGGATGCCGCCGGCATCCAGTGGCGCCGCCTCAACGCCTCCAAGGGCGCGGCCGTGCGGGCCACCCGCTGCCAGGCCGATCGCGCGCTGTATCGCGCCTTCATCCGCCGTGCGGTCGAGGGCCAGCCGGGCCTGACGGTATTCCAGGCCGGCGTTGACGACCTGGTGATCGAGGGCGACGCCGTACGCGGCGTGATCACCCAGGGCGGCCAGCGCTTCGATGCGCCGGCCGTGGTGCTCACCGTTGGCACGTTCCTGGGCGGGCGCGTGCACGTGGGCGAGTCGCAGTACTCGGCCGGGCGGGCCGGCGATCCGCCCGCCAACACGCTGGCCGCGCGCCTGCGCGAGCGCCCGTTCGCGGTGGACCGGCTCAAGACCGGCACCCCGCCGCGGATCGATGGACGCACGCTCGACTACTCGCGCATGGCCGTGCAGCCGGGTGACGATCCGCGTCCGGTGTTCTCCTTCATGGGCAGCCGCCAGGACCATCCGCGGCAGGTCGACTGCTGGATCACCCACACCACGGAGCGCACCCACGAGATCATCCGCGGCGCACTGCACCGCTCGCCCCTGTATTCGGGGCAGATCGAAGGCGTGGGCCCGCGCTACTGCCCGTCGATCGAGGACAAGGTGGTGCGCTTTGCCGACAAGGCCAGCCACCAGGTGTTCGTCGAGCCCGAGGGGCTCGATGTGGCCGAGGTCTATCCCAACGGCATTTCCACCTCGCTGCCGTTCGACGTCCAGCTCGAGCTTGTGCGCAGCGTCACCGGATTCGAGAACGCGCACATCACCCGGCCCGGCTATGCGATCGAATACGACTACTTCGATCCGCGGGGGCTGAAGGCGTCGCTTGAGACGCAAGCGATCGCCGGGCTGTTCTTCGCCGGCCAGATCAACGGCACCACCGGCTACGAGGAAGCGGCCGCGCAGGGCCTGCTGGCGGGCGTCAACGCGGCGCGCCAGGTCCAGGGCCTGGAACCGTGGTCGCCGCGCCGCGACCAGGCCTACATCGGGGTGCTGGTTGATGACCTGATCACCCACGGCACCACCGAGCCCTACCGCATGTTCACCAGCCGCGCCGAATACCGGCTGCAGCTGCGCGAGGACAACGCCGACCTGCGGCTGACCCCGATCGGCCGCGAGCTCGGGCTGGTGGATGACGCGCGCTGGGCGCGCTTCGAGGCCAAGCGCGGAGCGATCGAGCGCGAGACGCAGCGTCTGGGCGGGCTGTGGGCATCGCCCAACAATGCCGCCGGGCGCGAAGCGGTGGAAAGGCTGGGCGTGGAGCTCAGCCGCGAAAACAGCGCCCTGGTCCTGCTGCGCCGGCCGGAGCTGGACTACGCCAGGCTGGTGACGCTGCCGGCCTTCGCGCCGGACGCGCCGGTGGACCCGGAAGTGGCCGAGCAGATCGAGATCGAAACCAAGTACGCGGGCTATCTGCAGCGCCAGCGCGACGAGATCGCGCGCCAGCAGCGGCATGAAACCACGCCGATCCCCGACGGCTTCGACTATGCCTCGGTGCGCGGGCTCTCGGCCGAGGTACAGCAGAAACTCGAGCGCGTGCGCCCGCAGACCATCGGCCAGGCGCGCCGCATTTCCGGTGTCACCCCGGCCGCGGTCTCGCTGCTGCTCGTGCACCTGGAGCGCGGCCGCCGCGCCAGCGCGGCCCGAAGCGGATCAGGCGGGGATGGCCTCCGCGATCGGCGTGTCGCCGTCGTAAAAGTCCACCGTCTGGCGACGGGCCGCGCCGGTCGTG harbors:
- a CDS encoding YdcF family protein, whose protein sequence is MTRPRRRGTGRRLLGVALRLGVLALLWLGGVAAWISWTGARDEAAPADAIIVLGAAAYDARPSPVFEQRIVHGIHLHEQGLGQWLIFTGGFGGEGARFAESEVARRYAIDKGVPEERILIETVSRTTRGNLEQAALLMDERGLRRAIIVSDPLHMARALRLAREQGIDALGSATPTTRFRSMESRWRFMLREMYFFHRDLWDRFAALWQAG
- the bioB gene encoding biotin synthase BioB translates to MPAVSQTPAPRTDWSREEIQSLFDLPFPELLHHAATVHRAHYDPAEVQVSTLLSVKTGGCPEDCAYCPQAQRYHTGVDATKLMATDEVLEKARQAKAAGASRFCMGAAWRSPKDRDIPKVAEMIREVKALGLETCATLGMLTGEQAGALKAAGLDYYNHNIDTDPEYYDSIVGTREFQDRLDTLGHVRDAGLKTCCGGIVGMGESRAQRAGLLHALATLPAHPDSVPINRLVQVAGTPLAEKNTVAELDPFEFVRTIAVARILMPRSMVRLSAGREQMSDELQALCFLAGANSIFYGEKLLTTGNPDTERDLALFQRLGLRAMQVEVDAHGHDHGGTVHADIVAPARTCAA
- the bioF gene encoding 8-amino-7-oxononanoate synthase, which codes for MSEREDLRARVAALRSRRRLQARERVRRTVLRRDGVRCEVAGADGAPRWLVNFCSNDYLGLAQQFGVASALADAAARSGAGGVASHLVCGHTAEHEALERELADWLQVPRALLLGSGYMANLAVVQSLLGDGDVCVQDRLNHASLIDAAHLAGCRLRRYPHADAEGALRQLRAAPGGAAMLATDGVFSMDGNVAPLRELAAAADAEGALMYVDDAHGVGVLGPEGRGSVAAARLEADRVPLQLVTMGKALGGYGAAVVGEAALVDHLAATARPYIYTTALPPALAAASLAAVKLARREHWRRGKLAALVLRLRRGLAARGFELMESDTAIQPLLCGEDARALAMSRALEASGWWVAAIRPPTVPEGRARLRITLTAAHSENDVDGLVEALERARDEVDGAPHRHGSLQ
- the bioC gene encoding malonyl-ACP O-methyltransferase BioC, yielding MFDRQHIRHAFGRAADTYAGAAGLQREVEDWLLESLMYLDDTVPGTVVDLGSGPGRATVEMRRRWPKARVVAIDMALPMLQRIDPRAGGGIARGLGLRPGIDRVCADAAALPLADGTVDVLFSNLCLQWVEDLQATFAGFRRVLRPGGLLLLSTFGHDTLHELRESFAQADDAPHVSPFVTIADLGDALMHAGFRDPVLDREVLVRGYDDVPALMRELRALGATNALAGRRRTLTGRARFARAAQAYDALRGGDGKLPASWEVITAMTWAPAPGAPIRMGGEEVISFPANRIPVRKR
- a CDS encoding ComF family protein, yielding MSTAVNQTAAEKVDGLRRRIGFWLRNDAAALLWPGRCLVCQEEACEAIGLCPQCLAGVPWLGPACPSCAMPRTGTQAADTPCSACRADPPPLQRVHAACIYSAPVDCLLPRFKFHRDLAAGRLLAQLMAERCAPLERPGALVPVPLHRARLRQRGYDQALELARPLAKVLGSPLRPELLRRVRATAAQSELGKAERARNLRDAFLAAGADLPRHVVLVDDVMTTGATLHAAARALHLAGVERVDAWVCARAP
- a CDS encoding DUF308 domain-containing protein, coding for MDSRLMKGIRRSWWVFLLYGLAAIVFGIALLVWPEYSLIALVMAFGLLALLDGLVSLLSAIRGDLALPRWLLVVYALVSIGFGLAAVVWPMEMATAMLWLIALWLVIAGIARIVFAIQVRKLINGEWLLALSGALALALGILFLVRPEIGLLAVMVWIAIGALLYGVLQVVVALRLRARTRTLA
- the bioH gene encoding pimeloyl-ACP methyl ester esterase BioH, yielding MHIETTGSGPDLVLLHGWAMHGGVFAPLVERLAHDHTLHLVDLPGHGHSVQAALPLAIAPVVEELVARLPRALWLGWSLGGLFALQAALARTRSVRGVALLCSSPRFVREPAGEGAWRHGMSPEIFEDFAAGLRDDWRGTLERFIALEALGSDHAKEELRTLRDSLFARGEPAAGVLATGLRLLRDVDLRAALPALPVPSLWLAGRRDRVVDPRAMREAAAMAPRAHFEQVEHAGHAPFLTHADSVADALRRFESTLEP